One Defluviimonas aquaemixtae DNA window includes the following coding sequences:
- a CDS encoding formate/nitrite transporter family protein, with protein sequence METVGALAVAFGLVGLFDGSMGATAAAIASANASLPAFRGFIRAALCNALVCLTIWLTFAARTTAGKILAILRPITGLVLLDLEHSVANTYFFPRGWAAGAELDVPGAAANPLWVTRGNILGGAGGDGRAYRFAYLGPAPRRRGPPHSPN encoded by the coding sequence ATGGAAACCGTGGGCGCGCTGGCCGTGGCCTTCGGCCTCGTGGGACTCTTTGACGGCTCGATGGGCGCCACGGCGGCGGCGATCGCCTCGGCCAATGCTTCGCTGCCAGCCTTTAGGGGGTTCATTCGCGCCGCTCTCTGCAACGCTCTCGTCTGCCTAACCATCTGGCTGACCTTCGCGGCGCGCACCACGGCGGGCAAGATCCTCGCCATCCTCCGGCCGATCACCGGGCTCGTCCTCCTTGACCTCGAACACTCCGTCGCCAACACGTATTTCTTCCCGCGGGGCTGGGCGGCCGGTGCCGAGTTGGACGTCCCAGGCGCGGCGGCGAACCCTCTCTGGGTCACGCGCGGCAACATTCTCGGCGGCGCGGGCGGTGACGGGCGCGCCTACCGCTTCGCCTATCTCGGCCCCGCACCGCGCAGACGCGGGCCCCCGCATTCCCCGAATTAA
- the ald gene encoding alanine dehydrogenase, whose amino-acid sequence MKIGCPKEIKPQEFRVGVTPNAAGEAVAHGHEVVIETAAGLGAGFSDDDYLAVGAKILPSADEVFAQADMVVKVKEPQAVERKKLRKDQILFTYLHLAPDPEQTKDLLASGVTAIAYETVTDRAGGLPLLAPMSEVAGRLAPQVGAWTLQKANGGRGVLMGGVPGVGPARVIVIGGGVVGTHAAKIAAGMGADVTVLDRSLTRLRYLDDVFGGQFKTGYSSAGLLAELLPLADMVIGAVLIPGAAAPKLVTRRQLSIMKPGAALVDVAIDQGGCFETSKATTHQDPIYEVDGIMHYCVANMPGAVARTSTIALGNATMPFMLDLADKGWKQACADDPHLLNGLNVHAGKLTYAAVGEALGIETIAAEQALAA is encoded by the coding sequence ATGAAGATCGGATGCCCCAAGGAAATCAAGCCGCAAGAGTTTCGCGTCGGCGTGACGCCGAACGCGGCCGGCGAGGCCGTCGCGCATGGCCATGAGGTCGTGATCGAGACCGCCGCCGGCCTCGGCGCGGGCTTCTCCGACGACGACTATCTCGCGGTCGGCGCAAAGATCCTGCCGTCGGCCGACGAGGTCTTCGCTCAGGCCGACATGGTCGTGAAGGTGAAGGAACCTCAGGCGGTGGAGCGCAAGAAGCTGCGCAAGGATCAGATCCTGTTCACCTATCTCCACCTCGCGCCGGACCCGGAACAGACGAAGGACCTTCTGGCAAGCGGCGTCACCGCCATCGCCTATGAAACGGTGACCGACCGCGCGGGCGGCCTGCCGCTTCTCGCGCCGATGTCCGAGGTCGCGGGCCGGCTCGCGCCACAGGTCGGCGCGTGGACTCTGCAAAAGGCCAATGGCGGCCGCGGTGTCCTGATGGGTGGCGTGCCGGGCGTCGGGCCCGCCCGCGTCATCGTCATCGGCGGCGGCGTCGTCGGCACCCACGCGGCCAAGATCGCCGCAGGCATGGGCGCGGATGTCACCGTGCTCGACCGGTCGCTGACGCGTCTGCGCTACCTCGACGACGTCTTCGGCGGCCAGTTCAAGACCGGCTATTCCTCCGCCGGCCTCCTGGCCGAATTGCTGCCGCTCGCCGACATGGTGATCGGCGCGGTCCTGATCCCCGGCGCGGCGGCACCCAAGCTCGTGACGCGCAGGCAGCTCTCGATCATGAAGCCGGGCGCGGCGCTTGTCGACGTTGCGATCGACCAGGGTGGCTGCTTCGAGACCTCCAAGGCGACGACGCATCAGGACCCTATCTACGAAGTCGACGGGATCATGCACTATTGCGTGGCCAACATGCCGGGCGCCGTTGCCCGCACCTCGACCATCGCGCTCGGCAACGCGACGATGCCGTTCATGCTCGACCTCGCCGACAAGGGCTGGAAGCAGGCCTGCGCCGATGACCCGCATCTCTTGAACGGACTCAACGTCCATGCCGGCAAGCTGACCTATGCCGCCGTCGGCGAGGCGCTCGGCATCGAAACGATCGCCGCCGAACAGGCGCTGGCGGCCTAA
- a CDS encoding DUF6782 family putative metallopeptidase has protein sequence MLRAAVLVLVSALPARAEPPIHWNSRAADLCLLPPYTDAATPAQTSARDLISAIAALEPAPDPLLNVLKASRTAICEEDRPSPARGSLEVEANLIALRSDLDFGQRLLILIHELRHLVQYDLGYCPTIDYDLGAMELFTYMVEADAQAIATYYAWRLAKAGRPEAWDAVRVMPEYADVAATFERAIASGTRPEDAVAEAFARWFDSPWRVETYRIAACSAYLDRLDKTKKLRSYEPLPEGYFDALCRLSDGTPYRCEAPGAAE, from the coding sequence ATGCTCCGCGCTGCCGTGCTCGTCCTCGTCTCCGCCCTGCCCGCCCGGGCGGAGCCGCCGATCCATTGGAACTCCCGCGCCGCCGATCTCTGCCTTCTGCCGCCCTATACGGACGCCGCGACCCCGGCCCAAACCTCGGCCCGCGACCTCATCTCGGCGATCGCGGCGCTCGAACCGGCGCCCGACCCGCTGCTCAACGTATTGAAAGCCAGCCGAACCGCGATCTGCGAGGAGGACCGGCCAAGCCCCGCGCGGGGCTCCCTCGAGGTCGAGGCGAACCTGATCGCGCTCCGCTCCGATCTCGATTTCGGCCAGCGGCTCTTGATCCTCATTCACGAGCTGAGGCATCTCGTGCAATACGATCTCGGCTACTGCCCCACCATCGACTACGACCTGGGCGCGATGGAACTTTTCACCTACATGGTCGAAGCCGACGCGCAGGCCATCGCCACCTACTATGCCTGGCGACTCGCCAAAGCGGGACGGCCCGAGGCCTGGGACGCCGTCCGCGTGATGCCCGAATATGCCGATGTCGCCGCAACCTTCGAACGCGCGATCGCCAGCGGCACGCGCCCCGAAGATGCCGTGGCAGAGGCGTTCGCCCGCTGGTTTGACTCGCCCTGGCGGGTCGAGACCTACCGGATCGCCGCCTGCTCGGCCTATCTCGACCGGCTTGACAAGACGAAGAAGCTCAGAAGCTACGAACCGCTCCCCGAAGGGTACTTCGACGCGCTCTGCCGTCTCTCCGACGGCACGCCCTATCGCTGCGAAGCGCCAGGCGCGGCGGAATAG
- the rpsU gene encoding 30S ribosomal protein S21 produces the protein MQVSVRDNNVEQALRALKKKLQREGVFREMKLRQHFEKPSVKRAREKAEAIRRARKLARKKAQREGAL, from the coding sequence ATGCAGGTCAGCGTTCGCGACAACAATGTCGAACAGGCGCTTCGGGCTCTGAAGAAGAAACTTCAGCGCGAAGGGGTGTTCCGCGAAATGAAGCTTCGGCAGCATTTCGAGAAGCCCTCCGTCAAGCGTGCCCGCGAAAAGGCCGAGGCCATCCGCCGCGCCCGCAAACTGGCGCGCAAGAAGGCCCAGCGCGAAGGCGCGCTCTGA
- a CDS encoding DUF2182 domain-containing protein: MIEGIEGLARNRQPVLLLSLAAIFAAALAWVIGGAGMGMDTWDMTRMALFPHSLGGEVDAGLAMPGWSLGHLGLATLMWWAMMIGMMLPSALPMILLHARVSVRGASRGHPMQAAPGCFAAGYLTVWLGFSLVAALLQFGLVQGRFISGMMLWSNSRWLSAALLALAAVYQFSALKHRCLAECRAPAEFLARHWRNGAGGAFVMGLRHGAFCTGCCWALMLLLFVGGVMNLLWIAALAAIVLVEKLAPSGALLGRIGGVLLLTWAGATLVV, translated from the coding sequence ATGATCGAAGGCATTGAGGGGCTGGCACGGAACCGGCAGCCGGTGCTGCTGCTCTCGCTCGCGGCAATCTTCGCGGCCGCGCTCGCGTGGGTGATAGGCGGCGCGGGAATGGGCATGGACACCTGGGACATGACCCGCATGGCGCTGTTTCCGCATAGTCTCGGGGGCGAGGTCGATGCCGGTCTGGCGATGCCCGGCTGGAGCCTGGGTCATCTCGGGCTGGCGACGCTCATGTGGTGGGCCATGATGATCGGGATGATGCTGCCGAGCGCGCTGCCGATGATCTTGCTCCATGCCCGAGTTTCGGTGAGGGGCGCGTCGCGCGGGCACCCGATGCAGGCCGCGCCGGGCTGCTTCGCGGCGGGATATCTGACGGTGTGGCTCGGATTTTCGCTGGTGGCGGCGCTTCTGCAGTTCGGGCTGGTCCAGGGGCGGTTCATCTCGGGGATGATGCTGTGGTCGAACAGCCGCTGGCTAAGCGCGGCGCTGCTGGCGCTCGCGGCGGTCTACCAGTTCTCGGCGTTGAAGCATCGCTGCCTCGCCGAATGCCGCGCCCCGGCGGAGTTCCTTGCGCGGCACTGGCGGAACGGGGCCGGCGGAGCCTTCGTCATGGGGCTGAGGCACGGGGCGTTCTGCACCGGATGCTGCTGGGCGCTGATGCTGCTCCTGTTCGTGGGCGGAGTGATGAACCTGCTGTGGATCGCCGCCCTGGCCGCAATTGTTCTGGTCGAGAAACTTGCGCCGTCCGGCGCCCTGCTCGGGCGGATTGGCGGCGTCCTGCTGCTGACCTGGGCGGGCGCCACGCTCGTTGTGTGA
- a CDS encoding SPW repeat protein, which translates to MTNFFKKATESWQDGLCLVLGVWLFLSPWLLGFAVLPAAFWNAVLFGVIIAGMAIMAIVEFRDWEEWADMAIGVWLVISPWVLGFAALSAVADASAFAATWNFVATGILTLALSAWSLRSHHDGTRAA; encoded by the coding sequence ATGACAAACTTCTTCAAGAAAGCAACCGAGAGCTGGCAGGATGGCCTCTGCCTTGTGCTCGGCGTCTGGCTGTTCCTCTCGCCCTGGCTTCTCGGCTTCGCCGTGCTGCCGGCGGCGTTCTGGAACGCGGTTCTGTTCGGCGTGATCATCGCCGGGATGGCCATCATGGCGATCGTCGAATTCCGCGATTGGGAGGAATGGGCCGACATGGCCATCGGCGTGTGGCTCGTGATCTCGCCGTGGGTCCTGGGCTTCGCCGCCCTGTCGGCGGTCGCGGATGCCAGCGCCTTCGCCGCGACGTGGAACTTCGTCGCGACCGGCATCCTGACGCTCGCGCTTTCGGCCTGGTCTCTACGTAGCCACCACGACGGCACGCGGGCAGCCTGA
- a CDS encoding phosphoribosyltransferase, with product MFADRAEAGRKLADELERMAPEDPVVLALPRGGVPVAAPIAERLGAPLDLLMVRKIGVPGHEELAAGAIAEGAEPVFNPDVLRSIRSRAEDFAEAVAAKRAEIAERRRMYLGGREQVALEGKTAIVVDDGIATGATMRAALGAARAAGAARVILAVPVAPADALAEVSPMVDETVCLQVPRPFYAVGAHYRDFRQVSDDEVAATLRPGSD from the coding sequence ATGTTCGCCGACCGCGCCGAGGCCGGGCGCAAGCTGGCCGATGAACTGGAACGGATGGCGCCGGAAGATCCGGTGGTGCTGGCTCTGCCGCGCGGCGGCGTGCCGGTGGCCGCGCCGATTGCGGAGCGTCTCGGCGCGCCCCTCGATCTTCTGATGGTGCGCAAGATCGGCGTGCCGGGCCATGAGGAACTTGCTGCTGGTGCCATCGCCGAAGGGGCAGAGCCGGTCTTCAACCCCGATGTCCTGCGAAGCATCCGCAGCCGGGCGGAGGACTTCGCCGAGGCGGTCGCCGCCAAGCGCGCCGAGATCGCCGAGCGGCGCCGAATGTATCTGGGCGGCCGAGAACAGGTAGCGCTGGAAGGCAAGACGGCGATCGTCGTCGATGACGGCATCGCGACGGGCGCCACGATGCGGGCCGCGCTTGGAGCGGCGCGGGCGGCAGGTGCCGCACGGGTGATCCTCGCGGTGCCGGTGGCCCCCGCCGACGCGCTTGCCGAAGTCTCGCCGATGGTTGACGAGACCGTCTGCCTTCAGGTGCCGCGCCCGTTCTACGCGGTCGGCGCGCACTACCGGGATTTCAGGCAGGTGAGTGACGACGAGGTGGCCGCGACGCTGAGGCCCGGTTCGGACTGA
- a CDS encoding zf-TFIIB domain-containing protein, giving the protein MLCPVDGTTLQMTERQGVEIDYCPQCRGVWLDRGELDKIIDRSTPAVALEEPGRESLRRELKEMRDEGRRHEDRDDDERDRYRHGKPYRKRKSFLSEIFDFD; this is encoded by the coding sequence ATGCTATGTCCGGTGGACGGAACCACGCTTCAGATGACCGAGCGGCAGGGGGTCGAGATCGACTACTGCCCGCAATGCCGGGGAGTGTGGCTCGATCGTGGCGAGCTCGACAAGATCATCGACCGCTCGACGCCCGCTGTGGCGCTGGAGGAGCCGGGACGGGAGAGCCTGCGCCGCGAATTGAAGGAGATGCGCGACGAAGGGCGCCGGCACGAGGATCGGGACGACGACGAGCGGGACCGGTATCGTCACGGCAAGCCCTACAGGAAGCGCAAGAGCTTCCTGAGCGAGATCTTCGACTTCGACTGA
- a CDS encoding DUF1326 domain-containing protein has translation MSYVDWEIRGPKIGGCSCDYGCPCEFNGRPSQGFCQGLEAHLIEKGHFDDVPLDGLVVAAWYRWPGAVHEGKGEAQGFIDKRANSEQVEALSKILGGEEQEPTTLFNIYGSTIEKEHDPIFEEIDFKCDMAARTGSFRIGDLLRLDIDPIRNPVTGKPHRARIVLPEGFEFSEAEMGSADLRVRIEGIAEFGHEKCYGALFYGAYGPHGIIRDAA, from the coding sequence ATGTCTTACGTTGACTGGGAAATCCGCGGCCCGAAGATCGGGGGATGCAGCTGTGACTACGGCTGCCCCTGCGAATTCAATGGCCGTCCAAGCCAGGGCTTCTGCCAGGGGCTCGAAGCGCATCTCATCGAGAAGGGCCATTTCGACGACGTCCCGCTCGACGGGCTCGTCGTGGCGGCGTGGTACCGCTGGCCCGGCGCGGTGCACGAGGGCAAGGGCGAGGCGCAAGGCTTCATCGACAAGCGTGCGAACTCGGAGCAGGTCGAGGCGCTGAGCAAGATTCTCGGCGGGGAGGAGCAGGAGCCGACGACGCTGTTCAACATCTACGGCTCGACGATCGAGAAGGAGCACGATCCGATATTCGAGGAGATCGACTTCAAGTGTGACATGGCCGCACGCACCGGATCATTCCGTATCGGCGATCTGTTGCGGCTCGACATCGATCCGATCCGCAACCCGGTGACCGGCAAGCCGCACCGGGCGAGGATCGTGCTGCCCGAGGGGTTCGAATTCAGCGAGGCCGAGATGGGCAGCGCAGATCTGCGCGTCAGGATCGAAGGAATCGCGGAATTCGGCCACGAGAAATGCTACGGCGCGCTGTTTTACGGCGCCTACGGGCCGCATGGGATCATCCGCGACGCGGCGTGA
- a CDS encoding lytic transglycosylase domain-containing protein: MTQLTRRSALFLLAALPAACARREPARARAGGPAEMNRLITRHARFYDVPEDLVHRVVQRESMYNPAARNGPYYGLMQIHPQTARTMGYRGSPSGLLDADTNLRYAVKYLRGAWLVARGNRDRAVMWYAKGYYYEAKRMGLLEETGLRG; the protein is encoded by the coding sequence ATGACACAACTGACCCGCCGCAGCGCACTCTTTCTCCTCGCCGCCCTTCCCGCCGCCTGTGCACGGCGCGAACCGGCGCGCGCCCGTGCCGGCGGCCCGGCAGAAATGAACCGGCTCATCACCCGGCACGCCCGGTTCTACGACGTGCCCGAGGACCTCGTGCACCGCGTCGTCCAGCGCGAAAGCATGTACAACCCGGCGGCGCGGAACGGGCCCTACTACGGGCTGATGCAGATCCATCCTCAGACCGCCCGCACGATGGGCTATCGCGGATCGCCCTCCGGCCTGCTCGATGCCGACACCAATCTGCGTTACGCCGTCAAGTACCTTCGCGGCGCCTGGCTTGTGGCGCGCGGCAACCGCGACCGGGCGGTGATGTGGTACGCCAAGGGCTATTACTACGAGGCCAAGCGCATGGGTCTGCTGGAAGAAACAGGGCTCCGCGGCTGA
- a CDS encoding COQ9 family protein, whose product MENKGLDIAHAKERLLDAALGHVTFDGWSETTFRAAAEEAGVAPELARLICPRGALDLAVGYHMWGDAAMRDRLKEADLAGQRFRDRVARAVRLRLEAGDREIVRRGAALFALPQNAPAGASLVWGTADAIWTALGDTSDDINWYSKRATLSAVYSAVVLFWLGDESEGNAATWEFLDRRIEDVMRIEKFKAQMRDAPVLGRVLEGPLRVLGRIRAPSGAPDDLPGRVTDEEKA is encoded by the coding sequence ATGGAAAACAAGGGTTTGGACATCGCTCACGCCAAGGAGCGGCTGCTGGATGCGGCGCTCGGCCACGTCACATTCGACGGCTGGTCGGAAACCACGTTCCGCGCCGCGGCGGAGGAGGCGGGCGTCGCGCCGGAGCTTGCCCGCCTGATCTGCCCGCGCGGCGCGCTCGACCTCGCGGTCGGCTATCACATGTGGGGCGACGCGGCGATGCGCGACCGGCTGAAGGAGGCCGATCTCGCGGGGCAGCGCTTTCGCGACAGGGTCGCGCGGGCGGTGCGGCTGAGGCTGGAGGCCGGCGACCGCGAGATCGTGCGGCGGGGCGCGGCCTTGTTCGCCCTGCCGCAGAACGCGCCTGCGGGCGCGTCGCTCGTCTGGGGCACGGCGGATGCGATCTGGACCGCGCTCGGCGACACGTCGGACGACATCAACTGGTATTCGAAACGCGCGACGCTTTCGGCGGTCTATTCCGCCGTCGTGCTCTTCTGGCTCGGCGACGAGAGCGAGGGGAATGCCGCGACCTGGGAGTTCCTCGACCGGCGGATCGAGGACGTGATGCGGATCGAGAAGTTCAAGGCGCAGATGCGGGACGCCCCGGTCCTCGGCCGGGTCCTCGAAGGGCCGCTGAGGGTGCTCGGGCGGATCAGGGCGCCGTCAGGTGCGCCCGATGACCTGCCGGGACGGGTAACGGACGAGGAAAAGGCATGA
- a CDS encoding glutathione S-transferase family protein, protein MLDFAEFPVARRWPPRTKGAIQLYSLTTPNGVKVSIALEEMGLPYDAHRISFDAEEQFSPEFLSLNPNNKIPAIIDPDGPGGKPLTLFESGAILLYLAEKTGKLLPDGPSRWEVIKWLMFQMGGVGPMFGQVGYFHRFAGKDIADPRPRQRYYDETRRLLRVLDGQLEGRDWIAGDYSIADIAICPWLRTLRDYYAAGDKVGWDDLKNVPAWLDRFLARPAVQRGLKIPARL, encoded by the coding sequence ATGCTGGATTTTGCCGAGTTTCCCGTGGCGCGGCGCTGGCCGCCCCGGACCAAGGGGGCCATTCAACTCTATTCACTGACCACGCCGAATGGGGTGAAGGTCTCCATCGCGCTCGAGGAGATGGGCCTGCCCTACGACGCCCATCGTATCTCCTTCGACGCAGAGGAACAGTTCAGCCCGGAGTTCCTCTCGCTCAATCCGAACAACAAGATCCCCGCGATCATCGACCCCGACGGTCCGGGCGGCAAGCCGCTCACGCTCTTCGAAAGCGGCGCCATCCTGCTCTATCTCGCCGAGAAGACCGGCAAGCTGCTGCCCGACGGCCCGTCCCGGTGGGAGGTCATCAAGTGGCTGATGTTCCAGATGGGCGGCGTCGGGCCGATGTTCGGCCAGGTCGGCTACTTCCACCGCTTCGCGGGCAAGGACATCGCGGACCCCCGCCCGCGCCAGCGCTACTATGACGAGACGCGCCGCCTGCTTCGCGTGCTGGACGGCCAGCTGGAGGGGCGCGACTGGATCGCGGGCGACTATTCCATCGCCGACATCGCAATCTGTCCTTGGCTGAGGACGCTGCGAGATTACTACGCGGCGGGCGACAAGGTCGGCTGGGACGATCTGAAGAACGTGCCCGCCTGGCTCGATCGCTTCCTTGCGCGCCCGGCGGTGCAGCGCGGCCTGAAAATCCCCGCCCGCCTCTGA
- a CDS encoding antibiotic biosynthesis monooxygenase family protein has product MPNISSDFSGQTVITTFEMTPGTAQDLMDALKDAYEKFIRHQPGFIGAGLHMNDAQTRIANYSQWRDREDFKAMLRTEEMRERNRQMAALCSRFEPVMYEVSAAF; this is encoded by the coding sequence ATGCCGAATATTTCCAGCGATTTCAGCGGCCAGACCGTGATCACCACCTTCGAGATGACGCCCGGCACCGCGCAGGATCTGATGGACGCGCTGAAGGACGCCTACGAGAAGTTCATCCGTCACCAGCCGGGCTTCATCGGCGCCGGGCTCCATATGAACGACGCCCAGACCCGGATCGCGAACTATTCGCAATGGCGCGATCGGGAGGACTTCAAGGCGATGCTGCGGACCGAGGAGATGCGCGAGAGGAACCGACAGATGGCGGCGCTCTGTTCGCGGTTCGAGCCGGTCATGTACGAGGTCTCGGCCGCATTCTGA
- the parA gene encoding ParA family partition ATPase: MSGKVVSVVQQKGGSGKTTLAVNLAVTCARRGMSVALLDTDPQGSLGRWFMTRRERLGEAGMDFTTSSAWGVSYECEKLKREVDLVIVDTPPKVDADLRPALRESDLVLVPVASSHVDLWATEGVLDLAAREGRQAWLVLNRTRAGTRVGEDVARAAAELTAGVAAARLANRVVYAETLGQGLGAAEAGQKAVRVEVDAFTDEVLGLLAD, translated from the coding sequence ATGTCCGGTAAGGTCGTCTCCGTCGTGCAGCAGAAGGGCGGGTCAGGCAAGACCACGCTGGCCGTCAATCTCGCCGTCACCTGCGCGCGGCGCGGCATGTCGGTCGCGCTGCTCGACACCGACCCGCAGGGGTCGCTCGGGCGCTGGTTCATGACGCGGCGCGAGCGTTTGGGCGAGGCGGGGATGGACTTTACAACCTCCTCGGCCTGGGGCGTGTCCTACGAATGCGAGAAGCTGAAGCGCGAAGTCGATCTGGTGATCGTCGACACGCCGCCCAAGGTCGATGCCGACCTGCGACCCGCGCTGCGCGAGTCCGACCTCGTGCTGGTGCCGGTTGCGTCAAGCCATGTCGATCTCTGGGCGACCGAAGGTGTGCTCGACCTCGCCGCGCGCGAGGGGCGGCAGGCCTGGCTCGTTCTCAACCGGACCCGGGCGGGAACGCGTGTGGGCGAGGATGTGGCGCGGGCGGCGGCAGAGCTGACGGCGGGCGTGGCCGCCGCGCGACTCGCCAACCGCGTCGTCTATGCCGAGACGCTGGGCCAGGGGCTCGGCGCGGCGGAGGCGGGGCAGAAGGCCGTGCGGGTCGAGGTCGATGCCTTCACGGACGAGGTTCTGGGGCTGCTTGCCGACTGA
- a CDS encoding Lrp/AsnC family transcriptional regulator → MDLDATDRRILTVLQKQGRVTNAELSERVNLSPSACHRRVQRLEEEGFIDGFVALLNARKLKRPTTVFVEITLSGQADEVLEAFERAVKLVPDILECHLMAGSADYLLKVVAEDTEDFARIHRQFLARLPGVAQMHSSFALRTVRQTTAIPV, encoded by the coding sequence TTGGATTTGGACGCTACAGACCGCCGCATCCTCACCGTCCTGCAGAAGCAGGGCCGCGTCACTAACGCCGAATTGTCGGAGCGTGTGAACCTCTCGCCTTCGGCCTGTCACCGGCGGGTCCAGAGGCTCGAGGAGGAGGGCTTCATCGACGGCTTCGTGGCGCTTCTGAACGCGCGCAAGCTGAAGCGTCCGACGACGGTCTTCGTCGAGATTACGCTCTCGGGCCAGGCAGACGAGGTGCTGGAGGCGTTCGAGAGGGCGGTGAAGCTGGTGCCCGATATCCTCGAATGCCACCTGATGGCGGGATCGGCCGACTATCTGTTGAAGGTCGTGGCCGAGGATACCGAGGACTTCGCCCGCATCCACCGCCAGTTCTTAGCGCGCCTGCCGGGTGTGGCACAGATGCACTCGTCCTTCGCGCTGAGAACGGTCCGGCAGACGACGGCGATCCCGGTCTGA
- a CDS encoding NAD(P)H-quinone oxidoreductase, producing the protein MTLPKAMRAVGITKPGGPEVLQIGDVAVPEPGPGQILIEVAWAGVNRPDALQRAGSYAPPPSASPLPGLEAAGRIAALGPDVSGWAIGDAVTALLPGGGYAEYAVTPAAHALPVPEGLDLREAACLPETCYTVWSNVFMRGQLKAGEIFLVHGGSSGIGTTAIQIARALGTRVFTTAGSAEKCKVCEDLGAERAINYREEDFVAVLKREGGADVILDMVGGDYIPRNLKALAEDGRLVQIAFLGGPELTVNFAPMMVKRQTITGSTLRPQSDLAKARIAEELRVHVWPLIDAGRLAPVMDSEFPLAEAAEAHRRIESSGHIGKIVLKVR; encoded by the coding sequence ATGACACTGCCCAAGGCGATGCGCGCCGTCGGCATCACGAAGCCAGGCGGCCCCGAGGTCCTGCAGATCGGCGATGTCGCGGTGCCCGAGCCGGGGCCGGGACAGATCCTGATCGAGGTCGCCTGGGCGGGCGTCAACCGGCCCGATGCGCTGCAGCGCGCGGGGTCCTATGCGCCGCCGCCCTCGGCCTCGCCGCTGCCGGGGCTTGAGGCGGCGGGCCGGATCGCCGCGCTTGGGCCGGACGTGTCGGGCTGGGCAATAGGCGACGCGGTGACGGCGCTTCTGCCCGGCGGCGGCTACGCGGAATATGCCGTGACACCCGCCGCCCATGCGCTGCCGGTGCCAGAGGGCTTGGACCTGCGCGAAGCCGCCTGCCTGCCCGAGACCTGCTACACCGTCTGGTCCAACGTCTTCATGCGAGGGCAGCTGAAGGCGGGCGAGATCTTCCTCGTCCACGGCGGGTCCTCCGGCATCGGCACGACCGCGATCCAGATCGCGCGGGCGCTTGGCACGCGGGTCTTCACGACCGCGGGCTCGGCCGAGAAGTGCAAGGTGTGCGAGGATCTTGGCGCCGAACGCGCGATCAACTACCGCGAGGAGGATTTCGTCGCCGTCCTGAAGCGCGAGGGTGGGGCCGACGTGATCCTCGACATGGTGGGCGGCGACTACATCCCGCGCAACCTGAAGGCGCTCGCCGAGGATGGGCGGCTGGTGCAGATCGCCTTTCTCGGTGGCCCCGAGCTCACGGTGAACTTCGCTCCGATGATGGTGAAGCGCCAGACGATCACCGGTTCGACGCTCCGGCCGCAAAGCGACTTGGCCAAGGCGCGCATCGCCGAGGAACTGCGCGTCCATGTCTGGCCGCTGATCGACGCCGGGAGGCTGGCCCCGGTGATGGATTCCGAGTTCCCGCTGGCCGAGGCCGCCGAGGCGCACCGGCGGATCGAGAGTTCGGGCCATATCGGCAAGATCGTGCTGAAAGTGCGCTGA
- the mscL gene encoding large-conductance mechanosensitive channel protein MscL, giving the protein MLNEFKDFIAKGNVMDMAVGIIIGAAFTAIVTSLVDDLINPIISLFTGGIDFSGLGFRLSEGEEGAVFAYGNFIMAIINFLIIAWVVFMLVKMVNRVKAAAEKPDDVAPEVDTGPSEKDLLVEIRDALKK; this is encoded by the coding sequence ATGCTCAACGAGTTCAAGGATTTCATCGCCAAGGGCAATGTCATGGACATGGCCGTCGGTATCATCATCGGTGCGGCCTTTACCGCGATCGTCACGTCGCTCGTCGACGATCTGATCAACCCGATCATTTCGCTGTTCACTGGCGGCATCGACTTTTCCGGTCTCGGCTTCCGGCTGAGCGAAGGCGAAGAGGGTGCGGTGTTCGCCTATGGCAACTTCATCATGGCGATCATCAACTTCCTGATCATCGCCTGGGTCGTTTTCATGCTGGTGAAAATGGTGAACCGCGTGAAGGCCGCCGCAGAGAAGCCGGACGACGTCGCGCCCGAAGTGGATACCGGCCCGTCCGAGAAGGACCTGCTGGTCGAGATCCGCGACGCCCTGAAGAAGTGA